Proteins encoded by one window of Actinocorallia herbida:
- a CDS encoding LamG-like jellyroll fold domain-containing protein, with product MQLSLSQSVIGLLILLLAYRLGSAAGAAWPRLRRGGPSARRPRKRTALPRRGVAWVLLAAVTVTLTGDPARAVGELPTNPTPALSLPSGSTVLAWLGGEPAPGWKNLPRQEGDSPDGAPPPATSEDTRSGKGNGHTPKPGKGELPAYEPLEPKHEKGQSAKGVVGYVAKTSKRNSGKSTATSDYYDNADGSHTRVMSQAPVNFRDGKGEWKPIDPTLQTQADGDLAQTANGVGTEFAPSAADPELVRMSVDGYEVTYGLQGAAPVAPVVQDTRATYPDVLAQTDLELEATRTGLKETLVLKNADAASQWVFPLDSGGLTPELDANGGVLFKDAKGEVVTRVPAPYAEDSKWDPRSGHPAMTHDVEFQLFEQDGRTYLALTLDEEWLKSPDRAFPVRVDPTYTMYSVSTYVMTNWDGDHSAERTIAVGSWDNGPHTARSYLKFPDQVLDGSGVTVTAAKLKIFNIWASTCSAQQFDVFEGLEPWETWDAKMSTYATSPGFTQWLGYGYKAVPNACANNGGVNPDPAVGDLFEVSLDKNIINGWAQGTRENYGLVLNSPVDDNAHWKQFASYNNRDNPPRLEVTYTGTLPPQVRNQAPADGYVADTLTPALSATSTVDAAATVDGVRFRVYDSAGTQLADSGNVVTANSNESWTVPSGVLAWGKSYYWTAQAFDGVNYAPDFETLTLSTQVPQPEILSTLSQNGDEGYDPVNGNYTTTATDAEVETVGPELAVSRDYNSRDPRVTGAFGASWSSVFDAKVALQYVGSTTTVKSANVTYPDGSVVGFGKNSDGTFSPPSGRFATFRSTSATDYTLTDKMGTVYRFAQNLTGGVTGITSITDANGRALNFTWTGAVITKATSATSGRSLFLTWTTPTGTANQHVTTVKTDPATAGQAATAETWTYTYTGDRLSQACSQGCIQYTYESGSNYHSQVLDQGADSFWPLAETSGGVAYSAALENQGSDNALYTNVTLGAAGPLAGGQATAATFNGTNSGVQLPRTYKIGTKRPQGVSLWFKTTTAGRVLFSYQQENPLTTATAPSDYTPALYIDSNGKLNGTLFTNNTATQYSPMVSAAAVTDGNWHNAVLTGDGATQWLYLDGQYVDYRTGLHEVPGQWTDIVGAGYLGYKWPNQPNYSTSVKTGYASFFQGSIANVAYFDKLVSPANVGALWQASQTPTAFLKTITRPSGKAFAAVDYDLVTRNVTKVTDENGGVWELEKPTVSGSSKVYRGSVLGSAPATYFRLADGAGASQATDDLNSGTGTYGNVTLGGLGPFPDSPAAKFNGTTSYVELPANNSVGTRPGSVELWFSTSSAAGGVLYAQQENALPGATSAAGAAVPALYVGTDGKLHGKFWDANGTGSPLVSAGKVNDGKWHHALLSATANSQTLYLDGAAQGTVNAALVQTVANKVYVGGGFITSGWAAAPTNVYGYLNGSIAHVAYYRGALSADEATAHFTAASLSGGLAPVKSVRVKDPGGAYLTHEYDLANGGRQLAVTDGLGNRTAFGYDTGGFLRTTTDPNRNVDTTGHDARGNEISKTTCQNQAENKCSTTYYSYFPDATTTQLTPNPKNDVLLTVRDGRSTGPTDDTFLTVYAYDAAGNQTQIVTPPVPGFPGGRFTNTSYTDGTTIAAADSGYAPAGLPYRTVSPSGAVTLVSYFRSGDVASVTDAAGLVTRYTYDGLGRPLTKTTVSDTYPAGLTESYVYDAVGQVVQENDPAILNRVTGAIHTARTTTVFDVDGNVTSQTVADLTGGDASRATSATYNARGQMETSTDGLGKVTSFTYDAYGNTATETDASGAVTAYTYDANGKLLTQKLQAYTGDPGNPSAPHDLVQQANAYDPAGRLASVTDAMGYTTRYTYTNNDLVATVTKVDAAGQNPFVEQDNTYDAAGNAIKQVTNNGATTAQSTVDTASRVLSTTIDPTGVNRKTTYAYTPDDLVATSTQSDAGGYPTVTSFSYDPMGRVTKRSVMSDDPGHPVAWWKLDQTTGKTVHDDSGTGFTAAAGTGVTWADSAAALDGTANATIATNGPVVDTSQSFSVSAWVKPNTLTGAQTIASQDGARQSGFVLKYEPSVGKYAFLRANTDTDNPSVWSSAVSTTSAAVGTWAHLVATFNAADGSMKIFVNGQQQGTATAATPFNGTGQFVVGRAKWNGYLVDYANASIGNVQAYNRTLSGTEVTKLFTGGRGGATTAASTAVTTKYTLDKRGLPTRITDPNGNATDLVYDEAGQSVVATGPTVNVETAGGTPVAQHPVTMTGYNTFGEPTEAQDANGNVTTTTYDAEGQQKSVVMPPYTAPGASAPTPSSQNWTYDAVGQVTQIADGLGNTTSYTYDQLGNTASVEDADGNVATTVYDANSRPLAETSPTGARTQATYDHLGRTLTTTELERYPSPVAATTTYSYASSATNPGGAFLASATSPQGRTTTYGYNKVGEQTAETDPAGATTTTAYDKLGRPTKVTAHDGTAVSVGYDVNDNPISTKKLGTDGTTVLSTATAVYDAAGRSVSTTDERGFTTTFTRDAGGLLTSQTEPVTATTSIVTGFGYDANGNRTRTTDGRGNSWIYGYNSWNLQESTLEPTTPTYTAVADRRTLIRYDADQQATSQILPGGVTVSAQYDDLGRLTTQSGSGADAATATRTYTYDDDGRMLTAATASIGITVASTSETFTYNDRDMLLTAAGSAGSSSFAYGTDGLLASRTDAAGTTAYGYDTAGRLSTLDDPLTGTRLTYGYDTMSQLTSIAYGTAKTRSFTYDTRHRPTGDTLKTSAGTTIASVAYGYDDNSNVTSKTTTGVNGASANTYTYDRANRITGWNNGTTTTAYAYDASGNRVQVGAEVYTYDARDQLTSDGHTTYAYTARGTLSAQTGTSSGTYTSDAFGQQITQSAGAAGTQTYLLDALGRVITSGGPNPHTFAYSGMENTVASDGSNTYSRDTGDGLVGIGLTGSPSASVLAWTDRHDDVIGNFTTASTGLTGSTTYDPFGKKTASAGMAGNVGFQSGWTDASADRVNMTARWYNPATGQFQNKDTFDSTPTPNSANANPFAYVADNPVTGTDPSGHCWICGVAKKATSAVSTAYNYTTTAASTAWKNTTSYANSAWNYTVRTAKTVVHKVKDVKKKVTKVVKNYYQKAVKRVREIKKKVVTVVKKATKKIAKKVKTAVKKVKQAAKNAKKAVKNVAKSTKKWAKANASKIATVVSIVASVAVFAGCAAALGVATGGIGAIAGAAACGAVAGAVGGMIEQGGKCIEGQKGACSTGSFIKSGVLGGVTGAVGGAIGGGMGGLLAKSALKNSLPKLVGNVLDGAVTGAVSGAAENTVTYGMTCGSSKAGCSWSGAGQSAKDGAVTGALFGGGGAYLGNKFSKSKPGKQSEADDGMGASCPIKHSFTGSTKVLMADGSTKKISDIKVGDKIKNAVPAIEGKTQNHKVSRLIVTPDDRDFIDLRISSAKSPRGPPALLTTTAHHPFFSFTQQSWVDAADLRPGDQLQQIDGTRALVETTRSYQATGVTTYDLTINTLHTYYVLADTTPILVHNCGDDPQSAPGGKRGPAVSIKKLKMALGRAGMGVSDYDIVHVSEISIGGTPAYGVSPHTGSGMPQLGPRGRPLINISDMGLSDMQTAVTTVFHEIRHHQTFRLRGPDSVGGTEAAAEDYGVMMWQQFTRRVK from the coding sequence GTGCAGCTGTCACTGTCTCAAAGCGTCATCGGCCTCCTGATCCTCCTCCTCGCCTACCGTCTGGGCAGCGCGGCGGGCGCGGCATGGCCGCGCCTCCGACGCGGCGGGCCTTCGGCCCGGCGCCCGCGCAAGCGCACCGCCCTGCCGCGCCGCGGCGTGGCCTGGGTGCTCCTCGCCGCGGTCACCGTGACGCTCACCGGAGACCCGGCCCGTGCCGTCGGCGAGCTGCCGACCAACCCCACCCCGGCCCTCAGCCTGCCGAGCGGCAGCACCGTCCTGGCATGGCTGGGCGGCGAGCCCGCGCCGGGCTGGAAGAACCTGCCGCGCCAGGAGGGCGACTCCCCCGACGGAGCGCCCCCGCCCGCCACGTCCGAGGACACCCGGTCGGGCAAGGGCAACGGGCACACGCCGAAGCCCGGCAAGGGCGAACTGCCCGCTTACGAGCCGCTCGAGCCGAAGCACGAGAAGGGCCAGAGCGCCAAGGGCGTGGTCGGCTACGTCGCCAAGACCAGCAAGCGGAACTCCGGCAAGTCCACCGCGACCTCGGACTACTACGACAACGCCGACGGCTCCCACACCCGGGTCATGAGCCAGGCGCCGGTGAACTTCCGGGACGGCAAGGGCGAGTGGAAGCCCATCGACCCGACGCTCCAGACCCAGGCCGACGGCGACCTCGCCCAGACCGCCAACGGCGTCGGCACCGAGTTCGCGCCCTCGGCCGCCGATCCCGAACTCGTCAGGATGTCCGTCGACGGCTACGAGGTCACCTACGGGCTCCAGGGCGCCGCCCCGGTCGCGCCCGTCGTCCAGGACACGCGCGCCACCTACCCCGACGTCCTCGCGCAGACCGACCTGGAGCTGGAGGCGACGCGGACGGGCCTCAAGGAGACCCTCGTCCTCAAGAACGCCGACGCGGCCTCGCAATGGGTCTTCCCGCTCGACTCCGGTGGCCTCACCCCCGAACTCGACGCCAACGGCGGCGTCCTGTTCAAGGACGCCAAGGGCGAGGTCGTCACCCGCGTCCCGGCCCCCTACGCCGAGGACTCCAAGTGGGACCCGCGCTCGGGCCACCCCGCGATGACGCACGACGTGGAGTTCCAGCTGTTCGAGCAGGACGGCCGGACCTACCTCGCGCTGACCCTCGACGAGGAATGGCTGAAGTCCCCCGACCGCGCCTTCCCCGTCCGCGTCGACCCGACGTACACGATGTACTCGGTCTCGACCTACGTCATGACGAACTGGGACGGCGACCACTCCGCGGAGCGGACCATCGCCGTCGGTTCCTGGGACAACGGCCCGCACACGGCGCGCTCCTACCTGAAGTTCCCGGACCAGGTGCTGGACGGCTCGGGCGTGACCGTCACCGCCGCGAAGCTGAAGATCTTCAACATCTGGGCGAGCACCTGCTCGGCCCAGCAGTTCGACGTCTTCGAGGGCCTGGAGCCCTGGGAGACGTGGGACGCAAAGATGAGCACCTACGCCACCTCGCCCGGCTTCACCCAGTGGCTCGGATACGGGTACAAGGCGGTGCCCAACGCCTGCGCCAACAACGGCGGCGTCAACCCGGACCCGGCGGTCGGCGACCTGTTCGAGGTCTCCCTCGACAAGAACATCATCAACGGGTGGGCCCAGGGGACCCGCGAGAACTACGGTCTCGTGCTCAACTCCCCGGTCGACGACAACGCGCACTGGAAGCAGTTCGCCTCCTACAACAACCGGGACAACCCGCCGAGGCTCGAGGTCACCTACACCGGGACGCTCCCGCCGCAGGTCCGCAACCAGGCCCCGGCCGACGGGTACGTCGCCGACACGCTCACCCCGGCCCTGTCGGCGACCTCGACGGTCGACGCGGCCGCCACGGTGGACGGGGTCCGCTTCCGCGTCTACGACTCCGCCGGCACCCAGCTCGCCGACTCGGGCAACGTCGTCACCGCCAACAGCAACGAGTCCTGGACCGTGCCGTCCGGTGTCCTGGCCTGGGGCAAGTCCTACTACTGGACGGCGCAGGCGTTCGACGGGGTGAACTACGCCCCGGACTTCGAGACGCTCACCCTGTCCACCCAGGTGCCGCAGCCGGAGATCCTCTCGACCCTGTCCCAGAACGGCGACGAGGGCTACGACCCGGTCAACGGCAACTACACCACCACCGCGACCGACGCGGAGGTCGAGACGGTCGGCCCCGAACTCGCCGTCAGCCGCGACTACAACTCCCGCGACCCGCGCGTGACCGGCGCGTTCGGCGCGTCCTGGTCGAGCGTCTTCGACGCCAAGGTGGCGCTCCAGTACGTCGGCTCCACCACCACGGTGAAGAGCGCCAACGTCACCTACCCCGACGGCTCCGTCGTCGGGTTCGGCAAGAACAGCGACGGGACGTTCTCACCGCCGTCCGGCAGGTTCGCCACGTTCCGGTCCACGAGCGCCACCGACTACACCCTCACCGACAAGATGGGCACCGTCTACCGGTTCGCCCAGAACCTCACCGGGGGTGTCACCGGCATCACCTCGATCACCGACGCCAACGGCAGGGCGCTGAACTTCACCTGGACGGGCGCGGTCATCACCAAGGCGACCTCCGCGACGTCGGGACGATCCCTGTTCCTCACCTGGACCACGCCGACCGGGACCGCGAACCAGCACGTCACCACGGTCAAGACCGATCCGGCGACCGCCGGCCAGGCCGCCACCGCCGAGACCTGGACCTACACGTACACCGGCGACAGGCTCAGCCAGGCCTGCTCCCAGGGCTGCATCCAGTACACCTACGAGTCGGGCTCGAACTACCACAGCCAGGTCCTCGACCAGGGCGCCGACTCGTTCTGGCCGCTCGCCGAGACGTCCGGCGGCGTCGCCTACAGCGCGGCGCTGGAGAACCAGGGCTCCGACAACGCCCTGTACACCAACGTGACACTCGGCGCCGCAGGCCCCCTCGCGGGCGGGCAGGCCACCGCCGCGACCTTCAACGGCACGAACTCCGGGGTGCAGCTGCCCCGCACCTACAAGATCGGCACCAAGCGGCCGCAGGGCGTCTCGCTGTGGTTCAAGACGACGACCGCCGGCCGCGTCCTGTTCTCCTACCAGCAGGAGAACCCGCTCACCACCGCCACCGCGCCCAGCGACTACACGCCCGCGCTCTACATCGACAGCAACGGCAAGCTCAACGGCACGCTCTTCACCAACAACACGGCCACCCAGTACTCGCCGATGGTCAGCGCGGCCGCCGTCACCGACGGGAACTGGCACAACGCCGTCCTCACCGGCGACGGCGCCACCCAATGGCTCTACCTCGACGGCCAGTACGTGGACTACCGCACCGGCCTGCACGAGGTCCCCGGCCAGTGGACCGACATCGTCGGCGCCGGCTACCTCGGTTACAAGTGGCCGAACCAGCCGAACTACTCCACCAGCGTGAAGACCGGCTACGCGTCCTTCTTCCAGGGCTCGATCGCCAACGTCGCCTACTTCGACAAGCTCGTCTCCCCGGCCAACGTCGGGGCCCTGTGGCAGGCGTCCCAGACCCCGACCGCGTTCCTGAAGACGATCACCCGGCCGTCCGGCAAGGCCTTCGCCGCCGTCGACTACGACCTCGTGACCCGCAACGTCACCAAGGTCACCGACGAGAACGGTGGAGTCTGGGAGCTCGAGAAGCCCACGGTCTCCGGCTCCAGCAAGGTCTACCGGGGCTCCGTCCTCGGCTCGGCCCCCGCCACCTACTTCCGGCTCGCCGACGGCGCGGGCGCCTCGCAGGCCACCGACGACCTCAACTCCGGCACCGGCACCTACGGCAATGTCACCCTCGGCGGCCTCGGGCCCTTCCCCGACTCACCCGCCGCCAAGTTCAACGGCACGACCTCCTACGTGGAGCTGCCCGCCAACAACAGCGTCGGGACCAGACCCGGCTCGGTCGAACTGTGGTTCAGCACGTCCTCCGCGGCGGGCGGTGTGCTGTACGCCCAGCAGGAGAACGCGCTGCCCGGCGCGACCTCGGCCGCCGGCGCCGCGGTCCCCGCCCTGTACGTCGGCACCGACGGCAAGCTGCACGGCAAGTTCTGGGACGCCAACGGCACGGGCAGCCCGCTCGTCTCGGCGGGGAAGGTCAACGACGGCAAGTGGCACCACGCGCTGCTGTCGGCCACCGCGAACTCCCAGACCCTCTACCTCGACGGCGCGGCCCAGGGCACCGTCAACGCGGCCCTCGTGCAGACGGTGGCCAACAAGGTCTACGTCGGCGGCGGCTTCATCACCAGCGGCTGGGCGGCGGCTCCGACCAACGTGTACGGCTACCTCAACGGCTCGATCGCCCACGTCGCCTACTACCGCGGCGCCCTGTCCGCCGACGAGGCGACCGCCCACTTCACGGCGGCGAGCCTGTCCGGCGGCCTCGCCCCGGTCAAGTCGGTCCGGGTGAAGGACCCCGGCGGCGCCTACCTCACCCACGAGTACGACCTCGCCAATGGCGGCCGGCAGCTCGCCGTCACCGACGGGCTCGGCAACCGCACCGCGTTCGGCTACGACACCGGCGGCTTCCTGCGGACCACGACCGACCCCAACCGCAACGTCGACACGACCGGCCACGACGCGCGCGGCAACGAGATCTCCAAGACCACGTGCCAGAACCAGGCCGAGAACAAGTGCTCGACCACCTATTACAGCTACTTCCCCGACGCCACGACGACCCAGCTCACGCCCAACCCCAAGAACGACGTGCTGCTGACCGTCCGCGACGGGCGCTCCACCGGCCCCACCGACGACACGTTCCTCACCGTCTACGCCTACGACGCGGCGGGCAACCAGACCCAGATCGTCACCCCGCCCGTCCCCGGCTTCCCCGGCGGCAGGTTCACCAACACCTCCTACACCGACGGCACCACCATCGCCGCCGCCGACAGCGGCTACGCCCCGGCCGGCCTGCCCTACCGCACGGTGTCCCCGTCCGGGGCGGTCACGCTCGTCTCCTACTTCCGCAGCGGCGACGTCGCCTCCGTCACCGACGCGGCGGGCCTCGTCACCCGCTACACCTACGACGGCCTCGGCCGCCCGCTCACCAAGACCACGGTGTCCGACACCTATCCGGCGGGCCTCACCGAGAGCTACGTCTACGACGCCGTCGGCCAGGTCGTCCAGGAGAACGATCCGGCGATCCTCAACCGGGTGACCGGCGCGATCCACACCGCGCGGACCACCACGGTCTTCGATGTCGACGGCAACGTCACCTCCCAGACCGTCGCCGACCTCACCGGCGGCGACGCCTCCCGCGCCACGAGCGCCACCTACAACGCCCGCGGCCAGATGGAGACCAGCACCGACGGCCTCGGCAAGGTCACCTCCTTCACCTACGACGCCTACGGCAACACCGCCACCGAGACCGACGCGTCGGGCGCGGTCACCGCCTACACCTACGACGCCAACGGCAAGCTCCTCACCCAGAAGCTCCAGGCCTACACCGGCGACCCGGGCAACCCGTCTGCGCCGCACGACCTCGTCCAGCAGGCCAACGCCTACGACCCGGCGGGCCGTCTCGCCTCCGTCACCGACGCGATGGGCTACACGACCCGGTACACCTACACGAACAACGACCTCGTCGCGACGGTCACCAAGGTCGACGCCGCGGGCCAGAACCCGTTCGTCGAGCAGGACAACACCTACGACGCCGCGGGCAACGCGATCAAGCAGGTCACCAACAACGGCGCCACCACCGCCCAGTCGACCGTGGACACCGCGAGCCGGGTCCTCTCCACGACCATCGACCCGACGGGCGTCAACCGCAAGACCACCTACGCCTACACGCCCGACGACCTGGTCGCCACCAGCACCCAGTCCGACGCCGGCGGCTACCCGACCGTCACGTCGTTCTCCTACGACCCCATGGGCCGGGTGACCAAGCGGTCGGTCATGAGCGACGACCCGGGCCACCCCGTCGCCTGGTGGAAGCTCGACCAGACCACCGGCAAGACCGTCCACGACGACTCCGGCACCGGCTTCACCGCCGCCGCGGGGACCGGCGTGACCTGGGCGGACTCCGCCGCGGCCCTCGACGGCACCGCGAACGCCACGATCGCCACCAACGGGCCGGTCGTCGACACGTCCCAGTCGTTCTCGGTCTCGGCCTGGGTCAAGCCGAACACCCTCACCGGCGCGCAGACCATCGCCAGCCAGGACGGGGCGCGCCAGAGCGGCTTCGTCCTGAAGTACGAGCCTTCCGTCGGCAAGTACGCCTTCCTGCGCGCGAACACCGACACCGACAACCCCTCGGTCTGGTCGTCGGCGGTCAGCACCACGTCCGCCGCGGTCGGCACCTGGGCGCACCTCGTCGCCACGTTCAACGCCGCCGACGGCTCGATGAAGATCTTCGTCAACGGGCAGCAGCAGGGCACCGCCACCGCCGCGACCCCGTTCAACGGGACGGGCCAGTTCGTCGTCGGGCGCGCCAAGTGGAACGGCTACCTCGTCGACTACGCCAACGCCTCCATCGGCAACGTCCAGGCCTACAACCGGACGCTGTCGGGCACCGAGGTCACCAAGCTGTTCACCGGCGGCCGCGGCGGCGCCACCACGGCCGCCTCCACCGCCGTCACCACGAAGTACACCCTCGACAAGCGCGGCCTGCCGACCCGGATCACCGACCCGAACGGCAACGCCACCGACCTGGTGTACGACGAGGCGGGCCAGTCCGTCGTCGCGACCGGCCCGACCGTCAACGTCGAGACCGCGGGCGGCACCCCGGTCGCGCAGCACCCGGTGACGATGACCGGCTACAACACCTTCGGCGAGCCGACCGAGGCGCAGGACGCCAACGGCAACGTCACGACCACGACCTATGACGCCGAAGGGCAGCAGAAGTCGGTCGTCATGCCGCCGTACACCGCGCCGGGCGCCAGCGCGCCCACCCCGTCGTCGCAGAACTGGACCTATGACGCCGTCGGCCAGGTCACCCAGATCGCCGACGGCCTCGGGAACACGACGTCCTACACCTACGACCAGCTCGGCAACACCGCCTCCGTCGAGGACGCCGACGGCAACGTCGCGACCACGGTCTACGACGCCAACAGCCGCCCCCTGGCCGAGACCTCGCCCACGGGCGCGCGCACCCAGGCCACCTACGACCACCTCGGCCGGACCCTCACCACCACCGAGCTGGAGCGCTACCCCTCGCCGGTCGCCGCCACGACCACCTACTCCTACGCGTCTTCCGCGACCAACCCCGGCGGCGCCTTCCTCGCCTCGGCGACGAGCCCGCAGGGCCGCACGACGACCTACGGCTACAACAAGGTCGGCGAGCAGACCGCCGAGACCGACCCCGCGGGCGCCACCACCACGACCGCCTACGACAAGCTCGGCCGCCCCACCAAGGTCACCGCCCACGACGGCACCGCGGTGAGCGTCGGCTACGACGTCAACGACAACCCGATCTCCACCAAGAAGCTGGGCACCGACGGCACGACCGTCCTGTCCACCGCGACCGCCGTCTACGACGCGGCAGGGCGCAGCGTCTCCACCACCGACGAGCGCGGCTTCACCACCACCTTCACCCGCGACGCGGGCGGCCTCCTGACCTCGCAGACCGAACCCGTCACCGCGACCACGTCGATCGTCACCGGCTTCGGCTACGACGCCAACGGCAACCGCACCCGCACCACCGACGGGCGCGGCAACTCCTGGATCTACGGCTACAACAGCTGGAACCTCCAGGAGTCGACCCTGGAGCCGACGACACCGACGTACACCGCGGTCGCCGACCGGCGCACGCTCATCAGGTACGACGCCGACCAGCAGGCCACCTCCCAGATCCTGCCCGGCGGCGTCACCGTGAGCGCCCAGTACGACGACCTGGGGCGCCTCACGACCCAGTCCGGCTCCGGCGCCGACGCGGCGACCGCCACCCGCACCTACACCTACGACGACGACGGCAGGATGCTCACGGCCGCGACCGCCTCCATCGGCATCACCGTCGCGTCCACGAGCGAGACGTTCACCTACAACGACCGCGACATGCTCCTCACCGCGGCGGGCTCGGCGGGCAGCAGCAGCTTCGCCTACGGCACCGACGGGCTCCTGGCCTCCCGGACCGACGCCGCCGGCACCACCGCCTACGGCTATGACACCGCGGGCCGCCTGTCGACCCTCGACGACCCGCTCACCGGCACCCGACTCACCTACGGCTACGACACGATGTCGCAGCTGACGTCGATCGCCTACGGCACCGCCAAGACCCGGTCGTTCACCTACGACACCAGGCACCGGCCCACCGGCGACACGCTGAAGACGAGCGCGGGCACCACCATCGCGTCCGTCGCCTACGGCTACGACGACAACAGCAACGTCACGTCCAAGACGACGACGGGCGTCAACGGCGCGTCGGCCAACACCTACACCTACGACCGGGCCAACCGGATCACCGGCTGGAACAACGGCACGACGACGACCGCCTACGCCTACGACGCCTCGGGCAACCGTGTCCAGGTCGGCGCCGAGGTCTACACCTACGACGCCCGCGACCAGCTCACCTCGGACGGCCACACGACCTACGCCTACACGGCCCGCGGGACGCTGTCGGCGCAGACGGGCACCTCGTCGGGCACGTACACCAGCGACGCGTTCGGCCAGCAGATCACCCAGTCGGCCGGAGCCGCCGGAACACAGACCTATCTGCTCGACGCCCTGGGCCGCGTCATCACCAGCGGCGGCCCCAACCCGCACACCTTCGCCTACTCCGGCATGGAGAACACCGTCGCCTCCGACGGCTCCAACACCTACAGCCGCGATACGGGCGACGGCCTGGTCGGGATCGGCCTGACAGGCTCTCCATCGGCGTCGGTGCTGGCCTGGACGGACCGGCACGATGACGTCATCGGGAACTTCACCACGGCGAGTACGGGCCTGACGGGTTCGACCACGTATGACCCGTTCGGCAAGAAGACCGCGAGCGCGGGCATGGCGGGCAACGTCGGCTTCCAGTCGGGCTGGACGGACGCCTCCGCCGATCGCGTGAACATGACGGCCCGCTGGTACAACCCGGCGACGGGCCAGTTCCAGAACAAGGACACCTTCGACTCCACGCCGACCCCGAACTCCGCCAACGCCAACCCGTTCGCCTACGTCGCCGACAACCCGGTGACCGGCACGGACCCCTCCGGCCACTGCTGGATCTGCGGTGTGGCGAAGAAGGCCACCAGTGCGGTGTCGACCGCCTACAACTACACGACCACCGCGGCCTCCACGGCGTGGAAGAACACGACGAGCTACGCGAATTCCGCCTGGAACTACACGGTCCGGACCGCCAAGACCGTCGTCCACAAGGTGAAGGACGTCAAGAAGAAGGTCACCAAGGTAGTCAAGAACTACTACCAGAAGGCAGTGAAACGCGTCCGCGAGATCAAGAAGAAGGTCGTCACCGTCGTCAAGAAGGCGACGAAGAAGATCGCCAAAAAGGTGAAGACGGCCGTCAAGAAGGTCAAACAGGCCGCGAAGAACGCCAAGAAGGCCGTCAAGAACGTAGCCAAGAGCACCAAAAAATGGGCGAAGGCCAACGCCTCCAAGATCGCCACAGTCGTCTCGATCGTAGCCTCTGTCGCGGTCTTCGCCGGCTGCGCCGCGGCCCTGGGCGTGGCCACGGGTGGCATCGGTGCCATCGCCGGCGCCGCGGCCTGCGGCGCGGTGGCAGGCGCGGTCGGCGGCATGATCGAGCAGGGCGGCAAGTGCATCGAGGGCCAGAAGGGCGCCTGCTCCACGGGCTCCTTCATCAAGTCCGGCGTCCTGGGCGGCGTCACGGGCGCGGTCGGTGGTGCGATCGGCGGCGGCATGGGCGGTCTCCTTGCGAAGTCCGCCTTGAAGAACTCCCTGCCCAAACTCGTCGGCAACGTCCTGGACGGTGCCGTCACAGGCGCGGTGAGCGGGGCGGCGGAGAACACCGTCACCTACGGCATGACCTGCGGCAGCTCCAAGGCCGGTTGCTCCTGGTCCGGCGCGGGCCAGTCCGCCAAGGACGGCGCGGTCACCGGCGCCCTCTTCGGCGGCGGCGGCGCCTACCTGGGCAACAAGTTCTCCAAGTCCAAGCCCGGCAAGCAGTCGGAAGCAGACGACGGCATGGGCGCCTCCTGCCCGATCAAGCACAGCTTCACCGGTTCGACCAAGGTCCTGATGGCCGACGGCTCGACGAAGAAGATCAGCGACATCAAGGTCGGCGACAAGATCAAGAACGCCGTTCCCGCAATCGAAGGCAAGACCCAAAACCACAAGGTCTCTCGTCTCATCGTCACCCCGGACGATCGCGACTTCATCGACCTGCGCATCTCTTCGGCCAAGTCCCCTCGCGGTCCGCCGGCCCTCCTGACGACGACCGCTCACCACCCCTTCTTCAGCTTCACCCAGCAGTCGTGGGTCGACGCCGCCGACCTCCGCCCCGGAGACCAACTCCAGCAGATCGACGGCACCCGAGCCCTCGTGGAGACCACCCGGTCCTACCAGGCCACCGGAGTAACCACCTACGACCTCACCATCAACACCCTCCACACCTACTACGTCCTCGCAGACACCACCCCCATCCTCGTCCACAACTGCGGAGATGATCCGCAGAGCGCGCCTGGGGGGAAAAGGGGCCCTGCGGTAAGTATCAAGAAGCTGAAAATGGCGCTGGGTCGTGCTGGTATGGGCGTATCTGATTATGATATAGTGCACGTTTCGGAAATCAGTATCGGTGGTACTCCGGCGTACGGGGTCAGTCCGCATACGGGTTCGGGCATGCCGCAACTGGGGCCCAGAGGGCGGCCGCTGATCAATATTTCGGACATGGGTCTATCGGATATGCAGACTGCGGTGACGACCGTGTTCCACGAGATTCGCCACCATCAGACCTTCAGGCTGAGAGGTCCTGACAGCGTGGGTGGCACTGAAGCGGCTGCAGAGGACTACGGAGTCATGATGTGGCAGCAATTCACGAGGAGGGTGAAATAA